GGCTTCCATAATGGTGTTCGGCAGGTTTTCTTCTAATGACGGAATCACAAAAATATCGGCGGCAGCGTAGTAGCGGGCAATGATTGTCGCATCGCTGAGTTTGCCGCTGCTGTGTGTCCGCATCGGCAATGCTCGCAGCAATTCGTCATCGGCAGTGCCTAATACCAATAATTCGTAGTTGTTGCTGCTTTGGTGCAGTTGCCACAGGGCTTGTCGCAAATATTCAAAACCTTTGCGCGGATCTGACATTTTCATCGCTACAAAAAGTATCAGTTTTTTGTCGGTGGGCAAATTTAATTGCTGACGCAACAGGTGCCGGTGGGTGGGCGGTGAAAATAAATTCGTATCAATCGGATTGGGAATGGCGGTGATGGTGGCATTGCGCAATAAAGTGCTTTTTTGTGCCTCCTGTGCCAGCCAGCGACTGCAAGTTACGATGTGCCAAAGCAAGGGAACTGCTTTGTAGGTTTTTTGCTTGCGCTGCCAATGTGCTGCCGATAAATCGTGTGGCGAAGGGCGGCGTAAAAAAGGGCATTGTCCGCAAGTATGTTCAAAATGGCGACAAGTACCCGCATAATGGCAGCCTCCCGTAAATGCCCACATATCGTGTAGTGTCCACACGATAGGTTTTCTTGCTTTTGCTAATTGAGCCACATTTTTCAATGATAAAAAACCTTGATTAAACCAATGAAAATGTAATATATCCGCTTGCTGTACGGCGGGCATATTGCTTATTTCTCCGTTACCGGTGCTGGCAATGGAAAATTGATACAGCGTATCTTGAGTGCGTAAATGTGCTGCTATTTCGAGTCGTTCGATGGCTTGCAGTGCGAGGTTTTTCTGGCATTGCCACCACGACGACGGTGCTCCTGCCAAAAGCGGGTGCTCAAAAGTGCGGTCGCGGCTGATGATTTGTGGGCTGAATTGCTTGTTTTGAGCAAGAGCTTCGGCAAGACGCAAACAGGC
Above is a genomic segment from Sphingobacteriales bacterium containing:
- a CDS encoding glycosyltransferase — its product is MKKIALFSTFDRSGGAATACLRLAEALAQNKQFSPQIISRDRTFEHPLLAGAPSSWWQCQKNLALQAIERLEIAAHLRTQDTLYQFSIASTGNGEISNMPAVQQADILHFHWFNQGFLSLKNVAQLAKARKPIVWTLHDMWAFTGGCHYAGTCRHFEHTCGQCPFLRRPSPHDLSAAHWQRKQKTYKAVPLLWHIVTCSRWLAQEAQKSTLLRNATITAIPNPIDTNLFSPPTHRHLLRQQLNLPTDKKLILFVAMKMSDPRKGFEYLRQALWQLHQSSNNYELLVLGTADDELLRALPMRTHSSGKLSDATIIARYYAAADIFVIPSLEENLPNTIMEASACGIPSVGFEVGGIPEMIEAGKTGFLAPARNSQALAAAIQQVLETPDYETLSRQARQKAVNEYSYPIVARQYENIYTKSLEQLPKQKEITD